A genomic window from Phocoena sinus isolate mPhoSin1 chromosome 20, mPhoSin1.pri, whole genome shotgun sequence includes:
- the HDAC5 gene encoding histone deacetylase 5 isoform X5, translated as MPGREPSLEILPRTPLHGLPVAVEVKPVLPGAMPSSMGGGGGGSPSPVELRGALAGPVDPALREQQLQQELLALKQQQQLQKQLLFAEFQKQHDHLTRQHEVQLQKHLKQQQEMLAAKRQQELEQQRQREQQRQEELEKQRLEQQLLILRNKEKSKESAIASTEVKLRLQEFLLSKSKEPTPGGLNHSLPQHPKCWGAHHASLDQSSPPQSGPPGTPPSYKLPLLGPYDSRDDFPLRKTASEPNLKVRSRLKQKVAERRSSPLLRRKDGTVISTFKKRAVEITGAGPGAAAVCNSAPGSGPSSPNSSHSTIAENGFTGSVPNIPTEMLPQHRALPLDSSPNQFSLYTSPSLPNISLGLQATVTVTNSHLTASPKLSTQQEAERQALQSLRQGGALTGKFMSTSSIPGCLLGVALEGDTSPHGHASLLQHVLLLEQARQQTALIAVPLHGQSPLVTGERVATSMRTVGKLPRHRPLSRTQSSPLPQSPQALQQLVMQQQHQQFLEKQKQQQLQLGKILTKTGELPRQPTTHPEETEEELTEQQEAFLGEGALAIPREGSTESESTQEDLEEEEEEEEEEEEEEGEEEEEEEEEEEDCIQVKDEEGESGAEEGPDLEESSAGYKKVFADAQQLQPLQVYQAPLSLATVPHQALGRTQSSPAAPGGMRSPPDQPTKHLFTTGVVYDTFMLKHQCMCGNTHVHPEHAGRIQSIWSRLQETGLLSKCERIRGRKATLDEIQTVHSEYHTLLYGTSPLNRQKLDSKKLLALFLFPAGPISQKMYAMLPCGGIGVDSDTVWNEMHSSSAVRMAVGCLVELAFKVATGELKNGFAIIRPPGHHAEESTAMGFCFFNSVAITTKLLQQKLNVGKVLIVDWDIHHGNGTQQAFYNDPSVLYISLHRYDNGNFFPGSGAPEEVGGGPGVGYNVNVAWTGGVDPPIGDVEYLTAFRTVVMPIAHEFSPDVVLVSAGFDAVEGHLSPLGGYSVTARCFGHLTRQLMTLAGGRVVLALEGGHDLTAICDASEACVSALLSVELQPLDEAVLQQKPNVNAVATLEKVIEIQSKHWSCVQRFAAGLGRSLREAQAGETEEAETVSAMALLSVGAEQAQAAAGREHSPRPAEEPMEQEPAL; from the exons TGGAGGTGAAGCCGGTGCTGCCAGGAGCCATGCCCAGCTccatggggggcgggggaggaggcaGCCCCAGCCCCGTGGAGCTGCGGGGTGCGCTGGCAGGCCCCGTGGACCCCGCGCTGCGGGAGCAGCAGCTACAACAGGAGCTCCTGGCGctcaagcagcagcagcagctgcagaaGCAGCTCCTGTTCGCTGAGTTCCAGAAACAGCACGACCACCTGACCCGGCAGCATGAGGTCCAGCTGCAGAAGCACCTCAAG cagcagcaggagatgCTGGCAGCCAAGAGGCAGCAGGAGCTGGAGCAGCAGCGGCAGCGGGAGCAGCAACGGCAGGAGGAGCTGGAGAAGCAGCGGCTGGAGCAGCAGCTGCTCATCCTGCGAAACAAGGAGAAGAGCAAAGAGA GTGCCATCGCCAGCACTGAGGTGAAGCTGAGGCTCCAGGAATTCCTCCTGTCGAAGTCAAAGGAGCCCACACCAGGCGGCCTCAACCATTCCCTCCCACAGCATCCCAAATGCTG GGGAGCCCACCATGCTTCTTTGGACCAGAGTTCCCCTCCCCAGAGCGGCCCCCCTGGGACGCCTCCCTCCTACAAACTGCCTTTGCTTGGTCCCTACGACAGCCGCGATGACTTCCCCCTCCGCAAAACAG cctcCGAACCCAACTTAAAAGTACGTTCGAGGCTAAAGCAGAAGGTGGCCGAGCGGAGAAGCAGCCCCCTCCTGCGTCGCAAGGACGGGACTGTCATTAGCACCTTTAAGAAGAGAGCTGTTGAGATCACAGGTGCCGGGCCTGGAG CGGCAGCCGTGTGCAACAGCGCGCCAGGCTCCGGCCCCAGCTCTCCTAACAGCTCCCACAGCACCATCGCCGAGAATGGCTTTACTGGCTCAGTCCCCAACATCCCCACCGAG ATGCTCCCCCAGCACCGGGCCCTCCCTCTGGACAGCTCCCCCAACCAGTTCAGCCTCTACACGTCTCCCTCTCTGCCCAACATCTCCCTAGGGCTGCAGGCCACGGTCACTGTCACCAACTCGCACCTCACC gcctccccgAAGCTTTCGACGCAGCAGGAGGCCGAGAGGCAGGCCCTCCAGTCCCTGCGGCAGGGTGGTGCCCTGACGGGCAAGTTCATGAGCACATCCTCTATCCCCGGCTGCCTGCTGGGCGTGGCACTGGAGGGCGACACCAGCCCCCACGGGCACGCCTCCCTGCTGCAGCACGTGCTACTGCTGGAGCAGGCCCGGCAGCAGACTGCCCTCATCGCTG TGCCGCTCCACGGGCAGTCCCCGCTGGTGACGGGTGAGCGCGTGGCCACCAGCATGCGGACGGTGGGCAAGCTCCCTCGGCACCGGCCCCTGAGCCGCACTCAGTCCTCGCCGCTGCCCCAGagcccccaggccctgcagcagCTGGTCATGCAGCAGCAGCACCAGCAGTTCCTAgagaagcagaagcagcagcagctgcagctgggCAAG ATCCTCACCAAGACTGGGGAGCTGCCACGGCAGCCCACCACCCACCCcgaggagacagaggaggagctGACAGAGCAGCAGGAGgccttcctgggggagggggccctgGCCATACCCCGAGAAGGCTCCACGGAGAGTGAGAGCACACAGGAagacctggaggaggaggaagaggaggaggaggaggaggaggaggaggagggagaggaggaggaggaggaggaggaggaggaggaggactgCATCCAGGTCAAGGATGAGGAGGGCGAGAGTGGTGCTGAGGAGGGGCCCGACTTGGAGGAGTCCAGCGCTGGTTACAAAAAG GTGTTTGCAGACGCCCAGCAGCTGCAGCCTCTGCAGGTGTACCAGGCGCCCCTCAGCCTGGCCACTGTGCCTCATCAGGCCCTGGGCCGCACCCAGTCCTCGCCGGCTGCCCCTGGGGGCATGAGGAGCCCCCCGGACCAGCCCACCAAGCACCTCTTCACCACAG GTGTGGTCTATGACACGTTCATGCTGAAGCACCAGTGCATGTGTGGCAACACACACGTGCACCCCGAGCACGCTGGCCGGATCCAGAGCATCTGGTCTCGGCTGCAGGAGACAGGCCTGCTCAGCAAGTGTGAG CGGATCCGGGGTCGCAAAGCCACGCTGGACGAGATCCAGACGGTGCACTCCGAATACCACACCCTGCTCTACGGGACCAGTCCCCTCAACCGACAGAAGCTGGACAGCAAGAAGCTGCTCG CTCTGTTCCTCTTCCCTGCAGGCCCCATCAGCCAGAAGATGTACGCCATGCTGCCTTGTGGGGGCATCGGG GTAGACAGTGACACGGTGTGGAATGAGATGCACTCCTCCAGTGCCGTGCGCATGGCGGTGGGCTGCCTGGTGGAGCTGGCTTTCAAGGTGGCGACGGGGGAGCTCaag AATGGTTTTGCCATCATCCGGCCCCCAGGACACCACGCGGAGGAATCCACAGCCAT GGGATTCTGCTTTTTCAACTCTGTAGCCATCACAACCAAACTCCTGCAGCAGAAGCTGAATGTGGGCAAGGTTCTCATCGTGGACTGG GACATTCACCACGGCAATGGCACCCAGCAAGCATTCTACAACGACCCCTCCGTGCTCTACATCTCCCTGCATCGCTATGACAATGGGAACTTCTTTCCGGGCTCTGGGGCTCCTGAAGAG GTTGGCGGAGGGCCGGGCGTGGGGTACAATGTGAACGTGGCATGGACGGGAGGTGTGGATCCCCCCATCGGAGACGTGGAGTACCTAACGGCCTTCAG GACAGTGGTGATGCCCATTGCCCACGAGTTCTCACCTGACGTGGTCCTGGTCTCCGCCGGGTTTGATGCTGTCGAGGGACACCTGTCTCCGCTGGGTGGCTACTCTGTCACCGCCAGAT GTTTTGGCCACTTGACCAGGCAGCTGATGACGCTGGCAGGGGGCCGGGTGGTGCTGGCCCTCGAGGGAGGCCATGACTTGACCGCCATCTGTGATGCCTCTGAGGCGTGTGTCTCCGCTCTGCTCAGCGTGGAG CTGCAGCCCTTGGACGAGGCAGTCTTGCAACAAAAGCCCAACGTCAACGCAGTGGCCACGCTAGAGAAAGTCATCGAGATCCAGA GCAAACACTGGAGCTGTGTGCAGAGGTTCGCTGCTGGTCTAGGCCGTTCCCTGCGGGAGGCCCAGGCCGGTGAGACAGAGGAGGCCGAGACTGTGAGTGCCATGGCCTTGCTGTCGGTGGGGGCCGAGCAGGCCCAGGCTGCTGCAGGCCGGGAGCACAGCCCCAG GCCAGCAGAGGAGCCCATGGAGCAGGAACCTGCCCTGTGA
- the HDAC5 gene encoding histone deacetylase 5 isoform X7, translating to MGCTGVLLRGCLAAGWQGAPGLKPYRGPVISPRRRDSHPCLSPRCPPQDPFPIPICSGCFINVDCLVAGPAAWVITYICFHPLPPPCRGAHHASLDQSSPPQSGPPGTPPSYKLPLLGPYDSRDDFPLRKTASEPNLKVRSRLKQKVAERRSSPLLRRKDGTVISTFKKRAVEITGAGPGAAAVCNSAPGSGPSSPNSSHSTIAENGFTGSVPNIPTEMLPQHRALPLDSSPNQFSLYTSPSLPNISLGLQATVTVTNSHLTASPKLSTQQEAERQALQSLRQGGALTGKFMSTSSIPGCLLGVALEGDTSPHGHASLLQHVLLLEQARQQTALIAVPLHGQSPLVTGERVATSMRTVGKLPRHRPLSRTQSSPLPQSPQALQQLVMQQQHQQFLEKQKQQQLQLGKVFADAQQLQPLQVYQAPLSLATVPHQALGRTQSSPAAPGGMRSPPDQPTKHLFTTGVVYDTFMLKHQCMCGNTHVHPEHAGRIQSIWSRLQETGLLSKCERIRGRKATLDEIQTVHSEYHTLLYGTSPLNRQKLDSKKLLGPISQKMYAMLPCGGIGVDSDTVWNEMHSSSAVRMAVGCLVELAFKVATGELKNGFAIIRPPGHHAEESTAMGFCFFNSVAITTKLLQQKLNVGKVLIVDWDIHHGNGTQQAFYNDPSVLYISLHRYDNGNFFPGSGAPEEVGGGPGVGYNVNVAWTGGVDPPIGDVEYLTAFRTVVMPIAHEFSPDVVLVSAGFDAVEGHLSPLGGYSVTARCFGHLTRQLMTLAGGRVVLALEGGHDLTAICDASEACVSALLSVELQPLDEAVLQQKPNVNAVATLEKVIEIQSKHWSCVQRFAAGLGRSLREAQAGETEEAETVSAMALLSVGAEQAQAAAGREHSPRPAEEPMEQEPAL from the exons ATGGGTTGCACAGGTGTCCTGCTCAGGGGCTGCTTGGCTGCAGGATGGCAAGGGGCTCCTGGCCTGAAGCCATATAGGGGCCCTGTAATCTCTCCTAGGAGACGAGACTCCCACCCCTGTTTGTCTCCTCGCTGCCCTCCCCAGGATCCATTTCCTATCCCCATATGCAGTGGATGTTTCATAAATGTAGATTGCTTGGTGGCCGGTCCAGCTGCCTGGGTGATAACCTACAtctgtttccatcccctccctccaccctgcagGGGAGCCCACCATGCTTCTTTGGACCAGAGTTCCCCTCCCCAGAGCGGCCCCCCTGGGACGCCTCCCTCCTACAAACTGCCTTTGCTTGGTCCCTACGACAGCCGCGATGACTTCCCCCTCCGCAAAACAG cctcCGAACCCAACTTAAAAGTACGTTCGAGGCTAAAGCAGAAGGTGGCCGAGCGGAGAAGCAGCCCCCTCCTGCGTCGCAAGGACGGGACTGTCATTAGCACCTTTAAGAAGAGAGCTGTTGAGATCACAGGTGCCGGGCCTGGAG CGGCAGCCGTGTGCAACAGCGCGCCAGGCTCCGGCCCCAGCTCTCCTAACAGCTCCCACAGCACCATCGCCGAGAATGGCTTTACTGGCTCAGTCCCCAACATCCCCACCGAG ATGCTCCCCCAGCACCGGGCCCTCCCTCTGGACAGCTCCCCCAACCAGTTCAGCCTCTACACGTCTCCCTCTCTGCCCAACATCTCCCTAGGGCTGCAGGCCACGGTCACTGTCACCAACTCGCACCTCACC gcctccccgAAGCTTTCGACGCAGCAGGAGGCCGAGAGGCAGGCCCTCCAGTCCCTGCGGCAGGGTGGTGCCCTGACGGGCAAGTTCATGAGCACATCCTCTATCCCCGGCTGCCTGCTGGGCGTGGCACTGGAGGGCGACACCAGCCCCCACGGGCACGCCTCCCTGCTGCAGCACGTGCTACTGCTGGAGCAGGCCCGGCAGCAGACTGCCCTCATCGCTG TGCCGCTCCACGGGCAGTCCCCGCTGGTGACGGGTGAGCGCGTGGCCACCAGCATGCGGACGGTGGGCAAGCTCCCTCGGCACCGGCCCCTGAGCCGCACTCAGTCCTCGCCGCTGCCCCAGagcccccaggccctgcagcagCTGGTCATGCAGCAGCAGCACCAGCAGTTCCTAgagaagcagaagcagcagcagctgcagctgggCAAG GTGTTTGCAGACGCCCAGCAGCTGCAGCCTCTGCAGGTGTACCAGGCGCCCCTCAGCCTGGCCACTGTGCCTCATCAGGCCCTGGGCCGCACCCAGTCCTCGCCGGCTGCCCCTGGGGGCATGAGGAGCCCCCCGGACCAGCCCACCAAGCACCTCTTCACCACAG GTGTGGTCTATGACACGTTCATGCTGAAGCACCAGTGCATGTGTGGCAACACACACGTGCACCCCGAGCACGCTGGCCGGATCCAGAGCATCTGGTCTCGGCTGCAGGAGACAGGCCTGCTCAGCAAGTGTGAG CGGATCCGGGGTCGCAAAGCCACGCTGGACGAGATCCAGACGGTGCACTCCGAATACCACACCCTGCTCTACGGGACCAGTCCCCTCAACCGACAGAAGCTGGACAGCAAGAAGCTGCTCG GCCCCATCAGCCAGAAGATGTACGCCATGCTGCCTTGTGGGGGCATCGGG GTAGACAGTGACACGGTGTGGAATGAGATGCACTCCTCCAGTGCCGTGCGCATGGCGGTGGGCTGCCTGGTGGAGCTGGCTTTCAAGGTGGCGACGGGGGAGCTCaag AATGGTTTTGCCATCATCCGGCCCCCAGGACACCACGCGGAGGAATCCACAGCCAT GGGATTCTGCTTTTTCAACTCTGTAGCCATCACAACCAAACTCCTGCAGCAGAAGCTGAATGTGGGCAAGGTTCTCATCGTGGACTGG GACATTCACCACGGCAATGGCACCCAGCAAGCATTCTACAACGACCCCTCCGTGCTCTACATCTCCCTGCATCGCTATGACAATGGGAACTTCTTTCCGGGCTCTGGGGCTCCTGAAGAG GTTGGCGGAGGGCCGGGCGTGGGGTACAATGTGAACGTGGCATGGACGGGAGGTGTGGATCCCCCCATCGGAGACGTGGAGTACCTAACGGCCTTCAG GACAGTGGTGATGCCCATTGCCCACGAGTTCTCACCTGACGTGGTCCTGGTCTCCGCCGGGTTTGATGCTGTCGAGGGACACCTGTCTCCGCTGGGTGGCTACTCTGTCACCGCCAGAT GTTTTGGCCACTTGACCAGGCAGCTGATGACGCTGGCAGGGGGCCGGGTGGTGCTGGCCCTCGAGGGAGGCCATGACTTGACCGCCATCTGTGATGCCTCTGAGGCGTGTGTCTCCGCTCTGCTCAGCGTGGAG CTGCAGCCCTTGGACGAGGCAGTCTTGCAACAAAAGCCCAACGTCAACGCAGTGGCCACGCTAGAGAAAGTCATCGAGATCCAGA GCAAACACTGGAGCTGTGTGCAGAGGTTCGCTGCTGGTCTAGGCCGTTCCCTGCGGGAGGCCCAGGCCGGTGAGACAGAGGAGGCCGAGACTGTGAGTGCCATGGCCTTGCTGTCGGTGGGGGCCGAGCAGGCCCAGGCTGCTGCAGGCCGGGAGCACAGCCCCAG GCCAGCAGAGGAGCCCATGGAGCAGGAACCTGCCCTGTGA